A section of the Babylonia areolata isolate BAREFJ2019XMU chromosome 1, ASM4173473v1, whole genome shotgun sequence genome encodes:
- the LOC143280679 gene encoding uncharacterized protein LOC143280679, which produces MSMFHQVYVPFKTFLVGLCTFCTTRNTTFSIGDCFEGDENGQVYDLNPGSYNPRDLTGDLCAKTCGAFQFPRAAVVCDSADTSSGSYSIGFDDVDRRRQYSLSDRPKRTFHLPGVYTARVEAVDIQNALNIERDATTVTVEAPVADVTVDCDAQFMTYEEGECVVTVWQGTSLSLTAVIRYDAERTFSFPTIRDPTLTQTGPGIFWQDGIASSFSPPFTVLALGSAVLRAGRIIGWELHVSHAGWCQLQILSPKCPAGTSYCRLSNECASSCSATLCDDSMCDSPTPPSKSYNCSGRSKVPEYEVTSTIRLTFANTGYHYLAQSTPVNVLAGDVVALVYQAGSGRVYNLTCPLGRTDFILSRYLSGRGARVSASELFAVGMTSEGVKTGLCMALRATVSEASYVHLPFTFYAAGRRTLDVSVSNRNIHTSTFATSATITVVEAINVTIIQGPTFVQTGTPNVFSLAQHSGASSAKYTWDVTDGSPAVNVISAQSWALTYATKGTYHLNVTIANAINSKSNRTVVHVQDEVTGLNVTAKGVAALGEPHAFQISLAGGSNYTCLWSYDDGSSDDTTDEVSTPSGDPTPTTRHHSFSTRGSKSVIVTCANDVSLVTSAMTLVVQERIRGLRLSHRGQDEEDNVVISWQVESGSDVHWAVSFNGNSLQVNYTASGGSSHEWRSEDMGRYPAGINTVSVTGSNDVNSVNITQDYEVTVAVAGFRVSSSPNPAKPGDEVAFTVNVDKGKDVNITLVYSDGDVSTALFPGNVVPGTSKTFRYRFFHGGRHLVKVLAGNVADTQTASVEVLVNQGVDGVQMVVPPFVLFSIPFTWVDVWFTIPEGAPRPTDPRLTLKHFLYEERTYALDFNRSYSALYFMEGVFSVTATVSNLTLTSTVAILDILEEPIIRTAFPKAPRGQPMDVYFSLSRGPKAPFCNLTWDFGNHTDVTTTERKGGDVNGSDKNTVTYWTLGTYVITVTATTPMQTVSKNHSIQVIEPVPSNSFNLTFDSPTLTWDFSVRVQPFSDEHTYQQQTSGE; this is translated from the exons TGCCGACACCAGCAGCGGCAGTTACAGTATAGGATTTGACGATGTCGACCGACGGAGGCAGTACAGTCTTTCTGACAGACCTAAGCGGACCTTCCATCTACCGGGAGTCTACACAGCTCGCGTGGAGGCTGTTGACATCCAGAACGCATTGAAC ATCGAGAGAGACGCGACGACCGTGACAGTGGAGGCCCCAGTGGCTGACGTCACCGTGGACTGTGACGCTCAGTTCATGACGTATGAAGAGGGCGAGTGTGTCGTGACCGTCTGGCAAGGGACGTCCCTGTCTCTGACTGCCGTCATTCGGTACGATGCCGAGAGAACCTTCTCCTTCCCAACAATCCGTG ACCCGACACTGACCCAGACGGGCCCAGGCATATTCTGGCAGGACGGCATCGCCAGTTCCTTCTCTCCCCCGTTTACCGTTTTGGCGCTGGGGTCTGCAGTGCTGCGGGCTGGCCGCATCATTGGTTGGGAGCTGCATGTTTCGCATGCCGGTTGGTGCCAATTACAG ATTCTGTCACCCAAATGTCCAGCCGGAACCTCGTACTGCCGGCTGAGCAACGAATGCGCCTCCAGCTGCTCAGCGACCCTGTGTGATGACAGCATGTGTGACTCACCGACTCCCCCGTCGAAATCGTACAACTGTTCGGGTCGTTCCAAG GTGCCTGAGTACGAGGTAACAAGCACGATCAGGCTGACATTCGCAAACACGGGGTACCATTACCTTGCGCAGTCCACGCCAGTCAACGTGTTGGCCGGGGACGTAGTGGCTTTGGTCTATCAGGCGGGAAGTGGAAGGGTGTACAACTTGACTTGTCCGCTTGGCCGCACAGACTTCATCCTGTCCAGATACTTGTCTGGACGTGGCGCCAGGGTGTCAGCGTCTGAGCTCTTCGCCGTTG GGATGACTAGTGAGGGAGTCAAGACAGGATTGTGCATGGCCCTGCGAGCCACCGTTTCCGAGGCCTCTTATGTCCACCTCCCGTTCACGTTCTATGCTGCCGGAAGGCGCACCTTGGACGTCAGTGTCAGTAACAGGAATATCCACACCAGTACTTTCGCAACCAGTGCCACAATCACGGTGGTAGAGGccatcaacgtcaccatcatcCAGGGCCCGACGTTCGTCCAGACAGGCACTCCGAACGTCTTTTCTCTGGCCCAGCATTCAG GAGCGTCAAGCGCCAAATACACTTGGGACGTCACTGACGGCTCTCCAGCAGTGAACGTCATCTCGGCTCAGAGCTGGGCACTGACCTACGCCACCAAAGGCACCTATCATCTGAACGTCACAATCGCCAACGCCatcaacagcaaaagcaacaggACCGTGGTGCACGTGCAAGATGAAGTAACTGGTCTGAACGTCACAGCTAAAGGGGTTGCTGCACTGGGAGAGCCTCATGCCTTTCAG ATCAGCCTGGCAGGCGGGTCAAACTACACGTGTCTCTGGTCCTACGACGACGGCAGCTCCGACGACACCACTGACGAGGTCAGCACTCCCAGCGGCGACCCCACCCCGACCACACGACATCACTCCTTCAGCACCAGAGGCTCCAAATCCGTCATCGTCACCTGTGCCAATGACGTCAGCCTCGTGACGTCAGCCATGACGCTGGTGGTGCAGGAACGAATCCGAGGTCTTCGTCTGTCGCACAGGGGCCAAGACGAGGAGGACAACGTGGTCATTTCTTGGCAGGTGGAATCCGGGTCGGACGTGCACTGGGCAGTCAGTTTCAACGGGAACAGCCTCCAGGTTAACTACACTGCCTCCGGTGGGTCAAGCCACGAATGGCGATCTGAGGATATGGGCCGGTACCCGGCCGGCATTAACACCGTCAGCGTCACTGGCAGCAATGACGTCAACAGTGTCAACATTACACAAGACTATGAG GTCACGGTCGCTGTTGCTGGATTCAGGGTGAGCTCCAGCCCGAACCCTGCCAAGCCGGGCGATGAAGTAGCGTTCACAGTGAATGTGGACAAAGGCAAAGACGTGAACATCACCCTGGTGTACTCAGATGGCGATGTCAGCACCGCTCTGTTTCCTGGAAACGTTGTCCCTGGCACCAGCAAGACGTTTCGTTACAGATTTTTCCACGGGGGTCGTCATTTGGTGAAG GTGCTCGCGGGAAACGTAGCTGACACGCAAACAGCCAGTGTGGAAGTCCTGGTTAATCAGGGCGTCGATGGCGTGCAGATGGTCGTGCCTCCATTCGTTCTCTTCAGCATCCCGTTCACGTGGGTGGACGTCTGGTTCACCATCCCGGAAGGGGCGCCGCGCCCCACAGACCCCAGGCTGACGCTGAAGCACTTTCTGTACGAGGAGAGGACCTACGCGTTGGACTTCAACAGAAGTTACTCCGCTCTCTACTTCATGGAGGGCGTCTTCAGCGTAACAGCAACTGTCAGCAATTTG ACTTTGACAAGCACTGTTGCCATCCTGGACATCCTGGAGGAGCCCATAATCCGAACGGCCTTCCCCAAAGCTCCCAGAGGACAGCCAATGGACGTGTACTTCAGTCTGTCACGTGGTCCAAAGGCCCCCTTTTGTAACCTCACCTGGGATTTTGGCAACCACACAGATGTCACAACGACCGAGAGAAAGG GGGGAGACGTCAACGGGTCGGACAAGAACACGGTGACGTACTGGACTTTGGGGACCTACGTCATCACTGTCACCGCCACCACTCCCATGCAGACCGTGAGCAAGAACCACAGCATTCAGGTCATCGAGCCCGTCCCCAGCAACAGTTTCAACCTCACCTTTGATTCCCCAACCTTGACCTGGGACTTCTCGG TGAGGGTGCAGCCCTTCTCTGACGAGCACACTTATCAGCAGCAGACAAGCGGTGAATAA